A single Acropora palmata chromosome 5, jaAcrPala1.3, whole genome shotgun sequence DNA region contains:
- the LOC141880875 gene encoding uncharacterized protein LOC141880875, translated as MENRLRNILRRHRLKIRMDLEPENILAKLVEILSDTDEGEIKAETTREKKCDKLLEILPRKGPNAFKVFVEALKGEASHLASDLIEVEEGTEHEPTHVGRSSAKLREEIHELKTKLRAVEQSYKKTQQKHEVGKTRDGKGKDIDIIAVGLQKKETTSESLSEKEQDEREQKEIERDSARGESHSLRKEVKEMKNIIPEKSGDYQPKIQALQRDEGRRERKERGNLQLLSRKPEAAKEEKQLQRKATRPERKFSQQISKVTCEKGKKKKKKKKRTTTQKVRCCRKEFVAADTEAKIDFLPQVADKLITD; from the exons ATGGAAAACAGGCTCCGCAACATCTTGCGCCGTCATCGCTTAAAGATCAGGATGGACCTGGAACCTGAGAATATACTGGCAAAGTTGGTCGAAATTTTGAGTGACACGGACGAAGGGGAAATCAAAGCAGAAACTACAAGGGAGAAAAAATGCGACAAGTTGTTAGAGATCTTACCCAGAAAAGGACCGAATGCTTTCAAAGTATTCGTGGAAGCGTTAAAAGGAGAGGCTTCCCATCTGGCGTCGGATTTAATTGAAGTAG AAGAAGGAACCGAGCATGAGCCTACCCACGTAGGAAGGAGTAGCGCGAAGCTTCGAGAAGAAATTCATgagttgaaaacaaagttgaGGGCAGTGGAGCAAAGTTACAAAAAGACTCAGCAGAAACATGAAGTAGGGAAAACCCGTGATGGAAAGGGGAAGGATATAGATATTATTGCTGTCGgattgcaaaagaaagaaaccacAAGTGAAAGTCTCAGTGAGAAAGAACAAGATGAAAGGGAACAGAAAGAAATTGAGAGGGATTCTGCACGAGGAGAAAGTCACTCTTTGCGAAAAGaagttaaagaaatgaaaaacatcaTACCAGAAAAAAGCGGAGATTATCAACCAAAAATCCAGGCACTACAGCGAGACGAGGGCCGACGAGAGAGGAAAGAACGCGGAAACTTGCAATTGTTGTCTCGGAAGCCTGAGGCagcaaaggaggaaaaacaACTCCAAAGGAAAGCTACAAGACCAGAGAGAAAGTTTTCTCAGCAAATATCGAAGGTGACTTGTGAGAaggggaagaagaagaagaagaagaaaaagaggacGACGACGCAGAAAGTGAGATGCTGTCGCAAAGAATTTGTAGCTGCGGACACCGAGGCTAAAATTGACTTCCTTCCGCAAGTGG CAGATAAGCTCATTACCGACTAA
- the LOC141880870 gene encoding uncharacterized protein LOC141880870 isoform X2 encodes MEQKHRTILRLHWSSISDNLEPKNMLPKLVTVLIETDEEDIKAQSTRQERCDKLLEILPRRGPTAFKVFVEALKQTVPHLAVDLIEADKKTEDELIDPRKQSARLIAGICKLKTELETEKQNCIRTLQGLKKMKTLHGKGNETKEEEITPDGLQKKEATTESLTQKEQDETRQKENFKEDDEQSNAEKSKCDALSEEVRRLKEISGQKEHTEKELNGTRAQSAKILREISDLNAELDAEKQNIETLEGVKSDIVARHSNTRDLTEITLELDELRKQCESLAKHLEEAQLVVRNLKKKTLTTTFQERATSPRDLEEFERTEGRTEHDRCDATELSEKLRGEIHQLKTELEAEKQDHIKTSQELEELKSRHEAHTLELADLVQQLRDVRHYAERENQSWEKEIQEWKTKSEKYEQENQALQKSLGSAMEKQERLEVLSSDLERANKAQREQIRQLQRMNEELQDKVTNERVLKTPVEIVQQHTGE; translated from the exons ATGGAACAAAAGCACCGCACCATCTTGCGCCTTCATTGGTCCAGTATCAGTGATAACCTGGAACCCAAGAATATGTtaccaaaattggtcacagttttgattgaaacagaCGAGGAGGATATCAAGGCACAATCTACAAGACAGGAAAGATGTGACAAGCTGCTTGAAATCTTACCCAGAAGAGGACCCACTGCTTTTAAAGTATTCGTGGAGGCTCTAAAACAAACGGTTCCCCATCTTGCAGTGGATTTAATTGAAGCAG aCAAAAAGACCGAGGATGAACTAATCGACCCCAGAAAGCAGAGCGCGAGGCTTATAGCAGGAATTTGTAAGTTGAAAACAGAGTTGGAGACAGAGAAACAGAATTGCATAAGGACTTTGCAAGgacttaaaaaaatgaaaaccctTCACGGAAAGGGAAATGAAacgaaagaagaagaaattactCCTGACGGATTGCAAAAGAAGGAGGCCACCACTGAAAGTCTCACTCAAAAAGAACAAGATGAAACAagacagaaagaaaattttaaggAGGACGACGAGCAGAGCAATGCAGAGAAATCAAAGTGTGACGCCCTAAGTGAAGAAGTAAGAAGATTGAAGGAAATTTCAGGAC AAAAAGAACATACCGAGAAAGAACTCAATGGCACCAGAGCGCAGAGCGCGAAGATCCTAAGAGAAATTTCAGACTTGAATGCAGAGTTAGACgcagagaaacaaaatataGAGACTTTGGAAGGAGttaag AGTGACATTGTTGCCCGACATTCAAACACAAGAGACTTAACCGAAATCACATTAGAGCTGGATGAATTGAGGAAACAATGTGAGAGCTTGGCGAAACATCTCGAAGAAGCTCAGCTGGTTGTAcgcaatttgaaaaaaaaaacgctcacCACCACTTTTCAGGAAAGAGCAACCTCTCCGAGAGATTTAGAAGAATTCGAGAGGACAG AAGGTAGAACCGAGCACGACCGATGTGATGCCACAGAGCTTAGTGAGAAGCTCCGAGGAGAAATTCATCAGTTGAAAACAGAGTTGGAGGCAGAGAAACAAGATCACATTAAGACTTCACAGGAACTTGAAGAACTGAAAAGCCGCCATGAAGCTCACACCTTAGAACTTGCCGACCTTGTTCAGCAACTTAGAG ATGTGAGACATTATGCGGAAAGAGAAAATCAATCttgggaaaaagaaattcaagaaTGGAAAACGAAAAGCGAAAAGTATGAGCAAGAAAACCAAGCACTGCAGAAAAGCTTGGGAAGCGCCatggaaaaacaagaaagattGGAAGTGTTGTCAAGTGATCTTGAGAGAGCAAATAAGGCACAACGAGAACAAATAAGACAGCTCCAAAGGATGAATGAGGAACTACAGGACAAGGTTACCAACGAAAGGGTGTTGAAAACACCCGTCGAAATTGTTCAGCAACACACAGGTGAATAA
- the LOC141882417 gene encoding CDGSH iron-sulfur domain-containing protein 3, mitochondrial-like, translating into MPKGMTLLDMGQTLEAGKFLFQVELVEGKKYAWCKCGLSKKQPFCDGHHKTTTIQLVHFVAEETSSEVFLCGCKQTSSPPFCDGTHVSQQVHSAEISQ; encoded by the exons ATGCCAAAAGGAATGACTCTCCTAGACATGGGTCAAACACTCGAAG CTGGCAAGTTTCTGTTTCAAGTTGAGCTTGTGGAGGGGAAGAAATATGCTTGGTGCAAGTGTGGACTAAGCAAAAAGCAG cctTTCTGTGATGGACATCACAAGACAACAACAATTCAACTGGTTCATTTCGTTGCTGAAGAAACCAGTTCAGAAGTGTTCCTTTGTGGATGCAAGCAAACAAGTTCTCCTCCATTTTGTGATGGAACACACGTGTCTCAACAAGTCCATTCAGCTGAGATCAGTCAATGA
- the LOC141880881 gene encoding uncharacterized protein LOC141880881, producing MENRLRNILRRHRLKIRMDLEPENILAKLVEILSDTDEGEIKAETTREKKCDKLLEILPRKGPNAFKVFVEALKGEASHLASDLIEVEEGTEHEPTHVGRSSTKLREEIHELKTKLRAVEQSYKKTQQKHEVGKTRDGKGKDIDITAVGLQKKETTSESLSEKEQDEREQKEIERDSARGENHYYVSC from the exons ATGGAAAACAGGCTCCGCAACATCTTGCGCCGTCATCGCTTAAAGATCAGGATGGACCTGGAACCTGAGAATATACTGGCAAAGTTGGTCGAAATTTTGAGTGACACGGACGAAGGGGAAATCAAAGCAGAAACTACAAGGGAGAAAAAATGCGACAAGTTGTTAGAGATCTTACCCAGAAAAGGACCGAATGCTTTCAAAGTATTCGTGGAAGCGTTAAAAGGAGAGGCTTCCCATCTGGCGTCGGATTTAATTGAAGTAG AAGAAGGAACCGAGCATGAGCCTACCCACGTAGGAAGGAGTAGCACGAAGCTTCGAGAAGAAATTCATgagttgaaaacaaagttgaGGGCAGTGGAGCAAAGTTACAAAAAGACTCAGCAGAAACATGAAGTAGGGAAAACCCGTGATGGAAAGGGGAAGGATATAGATATTACTGCTGTCGgattgcaaaagaaagaaaccacAAGTGAAAGTCTCAGTGAGAAAGAACAAGATGAAAGGGAACAGAAAGAAATTGAGAGGGATTCTGCACGAGGagaaaatcattattatgttAGTTGTTAA
- the LOC141880870 gene encoding uncharacterized protein LOC141880870 isoform X1, translated as MEQKHRTILRLHWSSISDNLEPKNMLPKLVTVLIETDEEDIKAQSTRQERCDKLLEILPRRGPTAFKVFVEALKQTVPHLAVDLIEADKKTEDELIDPRKQSARLIAGICKLKTELETEKQNCIRTLQGLKKMKTLHGKGNETKEEEITPDGLQKKEATTESLTQKEQDETRQKENFKEDDEQSNAEKSKCDALSEEVRRLKEISGLSRPSLVSSVESNVLDMTNLRCEIERELSMVAQRAGLGEKEHTEKELNGTRAQSAKILREISDLNAELDAEKQNIETLEGVKSDIVARHSNTRDLTEITLELDELRKQCESLAKHLEEAQLVVRNLKKKTLTTTFQERATSPRDLEEFERTEGRTEHDRCDATELSEKLRGEIHQLKTELEAEKQDHIKTSQELEELKSRHEAHTLELADLVQQLRDVRHYAERENQSWEKEIQEWKTKSEKYEQENQALQKSLGSAMEKQERLEVLSSDLERANKAQREQIRQLQRMNEELQDKVTNERVLKTPVEIVQQHTGE; from the exons ATGGAACAAAAGCACCGCACCATCTTGCGCCTTCATTGGTCCAGTATCAGTGATAACCTGGAACCCAAGAATATGTtaccaaaattggtcacagttttgattgaaacagaCGAGGAGGATATCAAGGCACAATCTACAAGACAGGAAAGATGTGACAAGCTGCTTGAAATCTTACCCAGAAGAGGACCCACTGCTTTTAAAGTATTCGTGGAGGCTCTAAAACAAACGGTTCCCCATCTTGCAGTGGATTTAATTGAAGCAG aCAAAAAGACCGAGGATGAACTAATCGACCCCAGAAAGCAGAGCGCGAGGCTTATAGCAGGAATTTGTAAGTTGAAAACAGAGTTGGAGACAGAGAAACAGAATTGCATAAGGACTTTGCAAGgacttaaaaaaatgaaaaccctTCACGGAAAGGGAAATGAAacgaaagaagaagaaattactCCTGACGGATTGCAAAAGAAGGAGGCCACCACTGAAAGTCTCACTCAAAAAGAACAAGATGAAACAagacagaaagaaaattttaaggAGGACGACGAGCAGAGCAATGCAGAGAAATCAAAGTGTGACGCCCTAAGTGAAGAAGTAAGAAGATTGAAGGAAATTTCAGGAC TTTCCAGACCCAGTTTAGTTTCAAGTGTTGAAAGCAATGTACTTGATATGACAAATCTTCGCTGCGAAATCGAAAGAGAGCTTTCCATGGTTGCCCAGAGAGCCGGTTTAGGAG AAAAAGAACATACCGAGAAAGAACTCAATGGCACCAGAGCGCAGAGCGCGAAGATCCTAAGAGAAATTTCAGACTTGAATGCAGAGTTAGACgcagagaaacaaaatataGAGACTTTGGAAGGAGttaag AGTGACATTGTTGCCCGACATTCAAACACAAGAGACTTAACCGAAATCACATTAGAGCTGGATGAATTGAGGAAACAATGTGAGAGCTTGGCGAAACATCTCGAAGAAGCTCAGCTGGTTGTAcgcaatttgaaaaaaaaaacgctcacCACCACTTTTCAGGAAAGAGCAACCTCTCCGAGAGATTTAGAAGAATTCGAGAGGACAG AAGGTAGAACCGAGCACGACCGATGTGATGCCACAGAGCTTAGTGAGAAGCTCCGAGGAGAAATTCATCAGTTGAAAACAGAGTTGGAGGCAGAGAAACAAGATCACATTAAGACTTCACAGGAACTTGAAGAACTGAAAAGCCGCCATGAAGCTCACACCTTAGAACTTGCCGACCTTGTTCAGCAACTTAGAG ATGTGAGACATTATGCGGAAAGAGAAAATCAATCttgggaaaaagaaattcaagaaTGGAAAACGAAAAGCGAAAAGTATGAGCAAGAAAACCAAGCACTGCAGAAAAGCTTGGGAAGCGCCatggaaaaacaagaaagattGGAAGTGTTGTCAAGTGATCTTGAGAGAGCAAATAAGGCACAACGAGAACAAATAAGACAGCTCCAAAGGATGAATGAGGAACTACAGGACAAGGTTACCAACGAAAGGGTGTTGAAAACACCCGTCGAAATTGTTCAGCAACACACAGGTGAATAA